A window of Christiangramia forsetii KT0803 contains these coding sequences:
- a CDS encoding glycosyltransferase family 4 protein codes for MTVLHISGARSWGGNEQQLMYLMDELPKYGVIQKLFCFQDTPIFKEAEKRSVEILSTSYCKPHTSEYRKFLISIINQYKIDLIHLHTSDSVTGYVLTDLLHALKTPTLFARKGIRRKTGFLSKLKYNYHNIDTILCISKYVEKHFRKILTEKNRQKLVTVYNGVKVSEKPLHGDFDIREKFNIAENIFLIGNIANHTNAKDLPILIEVLNEMVNRHGIKTIKLFQIGEHSGLTPELKKKIKEYDLESYIILTGFLSKASAYLPQFDVFLMTSEREGGPSSVVEAFYNKTPVVSTRVGVVDEVIEDGVNGFSTEVKNPSALAGKLMILRENPDLRRQFAEKSYQMFLKKFTAENLGKSTFRVYENMLLKNKK; via the coding sequence ATGACCGTATTACATATTTCTGGCGCACGATCCTGGGGCGGGAATGAACAGCAGCTTATGTATTTAATGGACGAATTGCCAAAATATGGTGTAATCCAGAAATTATTTTGCTTTCAGGATACCCCGATTTTTAAGGAAGCGGAAAAGCGATCGGTGGAAATACTCTCGACTTCATATTGTAAACCCCATACATCTGAATATAGAAAATTCCTTATTTCTATAATAAACCAATACAAAATTGACCTTATTCATCTACATACCAGCGATTCTGTTACTGGATATGTACTCACAGACTTGCTCCATGCCCTTAAAACGCCCACTTTGTTTGCCCGAAAGGGTATTCGAAGAAAGACGGGATTTTTAAGTAAGCTGAAATATAACTATCATAATATTGATACGATTTTATGTATTTCGAAATATGTAGAAAAGCATTTTAGGAAAATACTGACTGAAAAGAATAGACAAAAGCTGGTTACAGTTTATAATGGAGTTAAAGTTTCTGAAAAACCATTGCATGGAGACTTTGATATTCGGGAGAAGTTCAATATTGCTGAAAATATTTTTTTAATTGGTAATATAGCTAATCACACCAATGCTAAAGATTTACCAATTTTAATTGAGGTACTAAATGAAATGGTGAACAGACATGGAATTAAAACAATAAAACTCTTTCAAATTGGGGAGCATTCTGGTTTAACTCCAGAACTGAAAAAGAAAATAAAGGAATATGATCTGGAAAGCTATATAATTCTCACTGGCTTTTTATCTAAAGCTTCGGCATATCTTCCTCAATTTGATGTTTTTCTAATGACTTCTGAAAGGGAGGGAGGCCCATCCTCGGTTGTAGAAGCTTTTTATAATAAAACCCCTGTAGTTTCTACCAGGGTAGGGGTTGTTGATGAGGTCATTGAAGATGGAGTGAACGGGTTTTCTACAGAGGTAAAAAATCCTTCTGCTTTAGCTGGAAAATTAATGATTCTGCGTGAGAATCCGGATTTGCGTAGACAATTCGCTGAAAAATCTTACCAAATGTTTTTAAAAAAGTTTACTGCTGAAAATTTAGGAAAGAGTACTTTCAGGGTCTATGAGAATATGTTATTGAAAAATAAAAAATAA
- a CDS encoding IS1096 element passenger TnpR family protein, which translates to MVYRFRVILDADEDVFRDIEMLQESTLEDLHNTIVQSFGFDGTEMASFYVSDEEWNQGEEIHQFDMSGHDTSIKLMNETSLDSILSEKQTKLIYVYDFLKMWTFFVELGQIAEIEEGRDYPNLMFVHGQIPENAPETKFKGEDDGMLNGDYEDDLEDDDYDDLFFNENWN; encoded by the coding sequence ATGGTTTATAGATTCCGAGTAATTCTCGATGCTGACGAAGATGTTTTTAGAGATATAGAAATGCTACAGGAAAGCACCCTGGAAGACCTGCACAACACTATTGTTCAGTCATTTGGATTTGATGGGACTGAAATGGCTTCGTTCTATGTTAGTGATGAAGAATGGAATCAGGGTGAGGAGATCCACCAATTTGATATGAGTGGCCATGATACTTCGATTAAATTAATGAATGAAACTTCATTAGATAGTATCCTTTCAGAGAAGCAAACCAAACTTATCTATGTGTATGATTTTCTAAAAATGTGGACGTTCTTCGTTGAACTGGGACAAATTGCTGAAATTGAAGAAGGACGTGATTACCCTAATTTGATGTTCGTACACGGCCAGATCCCGGAAAATGCTCCTGAAACCAAATTCAAAGGAGAAGACGACGGGATGTTGAACGGAGATTATGAAGACGATTTAGAGGACGATGATTATGACGATCTTTTTTTCAATGAAAATTGGAATTAA
- a CDS encoding glycosyltransferase family 4 protein codes for MKEKLKILHLSAARNWGGGENHIENLCREFNGVDASTLNLILCVKNASFHKRLEISDLNFSTAPMLIKFDLRYVYKILKLVRKYHINLIHIHDSTALTLAVMATKLGKLPPFILSKKTSFPIKQRPRTLYKYNHPQIQKILCVSEKTKEVTSNSVKDTSKFTTIYHGTSMNKSSKPPFDLKNRFDIPNNKIVVGMIANHIRAKNLETWVRTINHIINVKNNKDFHFVQIGSFSDRSQKYLDLIKELKLDKHISLLGFIPNASALISQFDISLLTSQSEGIPQFIYESFYYKVPVVSTNVGGIPEIIEDGVNGMLSNPYEAQSLADKLIALSNDNKMMEKFAELSHQKLIENYTTRKMAEQTLAEYKKVLYGKN; via the coding sequence TTGAAAGAAAAATTAAAGATCCTGCATTTATCAGCCGCCAGAAACTGGGGTGGTGGTGAAAACCATATTGAGAACCTTTGTCGTGAGTTCAACGGAGTAGATGCTTCCACGTTAAACCTTATACTCTGTGTAAAAAATGCTTCTTTCCATAAGCGATTGGAAATTAGTGATCTTAATTTTAGCACTGCCCCGATGCTTATTAAATTTGATCTTCGGTATGTATATAAGATTTTGAAATTAGTCAGAAAATATCATATAAACCTTATTCACATACATGATTCTACTGCTCTAACGCTTGCAGTTATGGCTACAAAACTGGGGAAACTACCGCCATTTATTCTTTCTAAAAAAACATCATTCCCCATAAAACAAAGACCTAGAACACTCTATAAATATAACCATCCTCAAATTCAGAAAATTTTATGTGTTTCTGAAAAAACTAAAGAGGTCACTTCCAATAGTGTAAAAGATACATCAAAATTTACCACGATTTACCATGGAACATCGATGAACAAATCTTCAAAACCTCCTTTCGATCTGAAGAATCGGTTCGATATTCCGAATAATAAAATAGTTGTGGGGATGATTGCAAATCACATCCGTGCGAAGAATTTGGAAACCTGGGTGCGAACTATTAATCACATTATTAATGTAAAAAACAACAAGGATTTTCATTTTGTTCAAATTGGAAGTTTTTCTGATAGATCTCAAAAATATCTGGATCTTATAAAAGAATTAAAATTAGACAAGCATATAAGCTTACTAGGTTTTATACCAAATGCTTCTGCATTGATATCACAATTTGACATCTCTCTTCTTACCTCCCAAAGTGAAGGCATTCCGCAGTTTATTTATGAAAGTTTCTATTATAAAGTTCCCGTAGTAAGCACAAATGTGGGCGGAATTCCTGAAATTATTGAGGATGGTGTAAACGGCATGTTAAGCAATCCTTATGAAGCCCAATCTTTAGCAGATAAATTGATAGCTTTGTCGAATGATAACAAAATGATGGAAAAGTTCGCAGAACTGTCGCATCAAAAACTCATTGAAAACTATACCACCAGGAAAATGGCTGAGCAAACCTTAGCTGAATATAAAAAAGTGCTTTATGGAAAGAATTGA
- a CDS encoding nucleoid-associated protein has translation MINLFNAQIESLSIHRVGNKNRGENIFISASTFHLNDEIKPLIKEYFLKPFREKEETYYRFQHETDLEFNELYNLSNQIFDDAFNTHEYSKKIATLLYEQSTHPHIKSGEVYIVYFEGMQLDNEKVSAIGIFKSELKHDFLQFEQKQSNLEMVVEQGVNLQKLDKGAIIFNKNREEGYKILSVDSNRYDTKYWLENFLGVDVLADENYFTKNYLNFAKNFAKDVVLPAEDKKQEVMFMNRSMDYFAKNDDFEESNYINSVIDNPALIPEFQNYKVEKAPKYKVEDLTNFPIANKAVTDARKKIKNVITLDTNIQIKMDFVNADSAEKFVEKGWDEEKQMYYYLVYFNKEEKK, from the coding sequence ATGATCAATCTTTTTAATGCTCAAATTGAATCACTTTCCATACATCGCGTAGGAAATAAGAATCGTGGCGAAAACATATTTATTTCAGCATCCACTTTTCATTTAAATGATGAAATTAAACCATTGATCAAGGAGTATTTTCTGAAACCTTTCCGTGAGAAAGAAGAAACCTATTATCGTTTTCAGCATGAAACCGACTTAGAGTTTAATGAGCTTTATAATTTATCAAATCAGATCTTTGACGATGCATTTAATACGCACGAATATTCGAAAAAAATCGCGACTTTACTTTACGAGCAGTCCACGCATCCGCATATTAAAAGCGGAGAAGTATATATCGTATATTTTGAAGGAATGCAGCTTGATAATGAAAAGGTTTCCGCCATCGGTATCTTTAAATCTGAATTAAAACACGATTTTCTTCAGTTTGAACAAAAACAAAGCAACCTTGAAATGGTTGTAGAACAAGGTGTTAATCTTCAAAAACTGGATAAAGGAGCGATTATTTTCAACAAAAATCGAGAAGAAGGTTATAAAATTTTATCGGTAGATTCTAATCGATATGACACAAAATACTGGCTGGAGAATTTTCTGGGAGTTGATGTACTTGCCGACGAAAATTACTTCACAAAAAACTACCTTAATTTCGCCAAGAACTTTGCGAAAGATGTGGTATTGCCTGCGGAAGATAAAAAGCAGGAAGTAATGTTCATGAATAGAAGTATGGACTACTTTGCGAAAAATGACGATTTTGAGGAGTCTAATTATATCAATTCAGTCATTGATAATCCTGCATTAATTCCTGAATTTCAGAATTACAAGGTTGAAAAAGCACCAAAATATAAGGTAGAAGATCTTACCAATTTCCCCATTGCCAATAAGGCTGTTACCGATGCCCGAAAAAAGATCAAAAATGTGATCACGCTGGATACGAATATTCAGATTAAAATGGATTTTGTAAATGCAGATTCCGCCGAAAAATTCGTGGAAAAAGGCTGGGATGAAGAAAAGCAGATGTATTACTACCTGGTTTATTTTAATAAGGAGGAGAAGAAGTAA
- a CDS encoding CCA tRNA nucleotidyltransferase: MPKYHNYSKALHHKIFNVISEAAEDLSVDAYVIGGFVRDHILERGEPKDIDIVAVGSGIELAKKVSEKLPNKPKVQVFKNFGTAMLRSEDMEIEFVGARKESYRKDSRKPIVEDGTLEDDQNRRDFTINALALKLNKDGFGDLLDPFNGYDDLKKKIIKTPLDPDITYSDDPLRMYRAIRFASQLNFMIEAESLKAIKANNERIKIISKERIVDELNKIMLSDKPSKGFALLYKTGLLKKIIPELTALAGIDEVEGQTHKDNFWHTLEVVDNISENTDDLWLRWAALLHDIGKAPTKKFHKKIGWTFHGHEFVGAKMVYKLFKRLRLPLNEKMKFVQKMVLMSSRPIAIADDHVTDSAVRRLIFDAGDNIEDLMTLCEADITTKNPKRFKKYHNNFKLVRQKIQEVEERDHVRNFQPPVSGEEIMQTFGIKPSREVGLIKDAIKEAILEGNIPNEYEAAREFMLKKGEKLGLEVSSE, encoded by the coding sequence ATGCCGAAATACCACAATTACAGTAAAGCTTTACACCATAAAATTTTCAATGTAATTTCAGAAGCTGCGGAAGATCTTTCTGTGGATGCCTATGTAATTGGCGGGTTTGTACGGGATCATATTCTTGAGCGCGGTGAACCTAAAGATATTGATATTGTTGCCGTTGGAAGCGGGATTGAACTGGCTAAAAAAGTTTCAGAAAAGCTTCCGAATAAACCAAAAGTACAGGTTTTTAAAAATTTCGGCACCGCCATGCTGCGTTCAGAAGATATGGAAATCGAATTCGTAGGCGCCAGAAAGGAAAGTTACCGTAAAGATAGCAGGAAACCCATTGTTGAAGATGGCACTCTGGAAGATGATCAGAATCGAAGGGATTTTACGATCAATGCGCTTGCTCTTAAACTAAATAAAGACGGTTTTGGAGATCTTTTGGATCCGTTTAATGGATATGATGATTTAAAGAAAAAGATCATCAAAACTCCTCTGGATCCCGATATTACGTATTCTGATGATCCTCTTAGAATGTATCGCGCCATCCGGTTTGCTTCTCAGCTGAATTTTATGATTGAAGCTGAATCATTAAAAGCAATTAAAGCTAATAATGAACGGATCAAGATCATCTCGAAAGAGCGTATCGTAGATGAGCTGAATAAAATTATGCTTAGTGACAAGCCTTCCAAAGGTTTTGCACTTCTGTATAAAACCGGTTTACTTAAGAAAATAATACCTGAACTTACTGCGCTGGCCGGAATAGATGAAGTAGAAGGACAGACGCACAAGGATAATTTCTGGCATACCCTGGAAGTGGTAGATAATATTTCAGAAAATACCGATGATCTCTGGCTAAGATGGGCAGCCTTACTCCATGATATTGGAAAAGCCCCCACCAAGAAATTCCATAAAAAAATTGGCTGGACCTTCCACGGACATGAATTCGTAGGTGCTAAAATGGTCTATAAATTATTTAAGCGATTACGATTACCACTGAATGAAAAAATGAAATTCGTTCAGAAAATGGTGTTGATGAGCTCCCGGCCTATCGCTATTGCAGATGATCACGTGACCGATTCTGCCGTCCGCAGATTGATATTTGATGCCGGAGATAATATTGAAGATTTAATGACGCTTTGCGAGGCAGATATTACCACCAAGAATCCAAAGAGATTTAAAAAGTATCATAATAACTTTAAACTGGTAAGGCAAAAAATTCAGGAAGTTGAAGAACGGGATCATGTTAGAAATTTTCAGCCTCCGGTGAGTGGTGAGGAGATCATGCAGACTTTCGGAATTAAACCCAGTCGGGAAGTCGGTTTGATAAAAGATGCCATTAAAGAAGCAATTCTCGAAGGTAACATTCCTAATGAATATGAAGCAGCCCGGGAGTTTATGTTGAAGAAAGGTGAGAAACTGGGGCTGGAAGTTAGCAGTGAGTAG
- a CDS encoding ABC transporter permease codes for MLRLLEIEYNKLRYSRSAKILIITYFILITFIALIASIEFNIGTIEFRVADQGIFNFPYIWHFNSYIAAILKLFLAIVIVSMMSNEYSNRTIKQNLIDGLSKKEFILSKFLTVLVFAGVSTLFLFIVTIILGYSFSDFTELSIVFSDLEYLLAYFVKLTGFFAFCMFLGILVKRSAFALGFLVVWFIFEGILYAILNFQVFKGTDIATNIMQFFPLESMSNLVVEPFSRLNAVQTAASQIGGELTKDYGIHWYQLLIVIAWIAIFIYLSLMLLKKRDL; via the coding sequence ATGTTACGTTTACTCGAAATAGAATACAACAAACTACGGTATAGCCGATCAGCTAAAATATTGATCATTACCTATTTTATACTCATCACATTTATAGCATTAATAGCCTCCATAGAATTCAATATTGGAACTATTGAATTCCGCGTTGCAGACCAGGGAATATTTAACTTCCCATATATCTGGCATTTTAACAGCTATATCGCGGCGATCTTGAAGTTGTTCCTTGCTATTGTGATTGTATCCATGATGTCTAATGAATACAGCAACCGTACGATAAAGCAGAACCTGATTGACGGCTTAAGTAAGAAAGAGTTCATTTTATCAAAATTCCTTACGGTTTTAGTATTTGCAGGAGTTTCTACCTTATTTCTCTTTATAGTGACTATAATTCTAGGATACTCTTTTTCTGATTTTACCGAACTTTCTATTGTTTTCTCAGATCTTGAATATTTGCTGGCCTATTTTGTGAAATTAACAGGCTTCTTTGCTTTTTGCATGTTCCTGGGGATTTTAGTGAAACGATCAGCTTTTGCTTTAGGCTTCCTGGTAGTATGGTTCATTTTTGAGGGAATTCTCTACGCGATTTTAAATTTCCAGGTTTTTAAAGGAACAGATATCGCTACGAATATCATGCAGTTCTTCCCATTGGAATCCATGAGCAACCTGGTGGTAGAACCATTTTCGAGATTAAATGCAGTACAAACCGCCGCCAGTCAGATTGGCGGAGAGCTAACCAAAGATTACGGCATTCACTGGTATCAGCTTTTGATAGTTATTGCATGGATTGCTATTTTCATATATCTAAGTCTTATGCTTTTAAAAAAGAGGGATTTATAA
- a CDS encoding L-threonylcarbamoyladenylate synthase, translated as MERIEQEVRNCIDVLKKGGIILYPTDTVWGIGCDATNANAVDKVFQLKKREESKALICLVSNFKMLEQYVEDVPETAYDILKYAKKPTTVIYDKPVHIAENLVSDDDSLGIRVVRDTFCSDLIKKLKRPLVSTSANVSGQPTPQSFDQITPQILKGVDYVVNLQRSKKSPRPSAIIKLSNDGLVKVIRK; from the coding sequence ATGGAAAGAATTGAACAAGAAGTTAGAAATTGCATAGATGTCCTAAAAAAAGGAGGAATTATACTCTACCCAACCGATACGGTGTGGGGAATTGGCTGTGATGCGACCAATGCAAATGCGGTAGACAAAGTATTCCAACTAAAGAAAAGAGAAGAATCTAAAGCATTGATCTGCCTGGTTTCAAATTTTAAAATGCTGGAACAGTACGTTGAAGACGTTCCTGAAACCGCTTATGATATTCTGAAGTACGCAAAAAAACCTACTACCGTAATTTATGACAAACCTGTACATATTGCAGAAAATTTAGTCAGCGATGATGATTCCCTCGGAATTCGCGTGGTAAGGGATACTTTTTGTTCTGACCTGATCAAAAAACTAAAACGACCGCTGGTTTCCACTTCGGCTAACGTAAGTGGGCAACCAACACCACAATCCTTTGATCAAATTACTCCACAAATTTTAAAAGGTGTGGACTATGTAGTAAATTTGCAGCGTTCAAAAAAATCACCTCGCCCTTCCGCAATTATCAAGTTAAGCAACGACGGCCTGGTGAAAGTGATACGCAAATAA
- a CDS encoding ABC transporter ATP-binding protein: METILSLNNLTKRFGRITAVDNLSFSIEKGNVYGILGPNGSGKSTTLGMVLNVVNKTSGDFKWFNGNLSTHEALKKVGAIIEHPNFYPYMTAEQNLALVCKIKGTGKNKIHEKLEIVGLLDRKDSKFKTFSLGMKQRLAIASALLNDPEILILDEPTNGLDPQGIHQIREIIRKIASGGTTILLASHLLDEVEKVCSHVVIIRKGVKLYSGPVDEIINSHGFFELKAGDMNKLEQLLQEHPKIGKITDKEGMLTAFLEDPMDAEEINRYLFEKGLSLSYLIKRKESLEEQFLQLTNQTS, from the coding sequence TTGGAAACAATTTTAAGTTTAAATAACCTAACAAAAAGATTCGGCAGGATTACCGCTGTCGATAATTTAAGTTTTAGCATAGAAAAAGGAAATGTTTATGGCATTCTGGGCCCAAATGGTAGTGGAAAATCTACTACCCTTGGTATGGTTCTAAATGTAGTTAACAAGACTTCCGGAGACTTTAAATGGTTTAACGGCAATTTATCTACCCATGAGGCTCTTAAAAAAGTTGGAGCTATTATAGAGCATCCAAACTTTTACCCATACATGACTGCCGAGCAGAATCTAGCCTTGGTTTGCAAAATTAAAGGCACCGGTAAAAACAAAATCCATGAAAAACTGGAAATTGTAGGTCTTCTGGATAGAAAAGACAGTAAGTTCAAGACTTTCTCACTGGGAATGAAACAAAGACTTGCCATCGCTTCTGCCCTGCTAAACGATCCTGAAATCCTGATTCTTGACGAACCTACCAACGGACTGGATCCCCAGGGAATTCATCAAATTAGAGAAATCATAAGAAAGATCGCTTCAGGAGGAACCACGATCCTTCTGGCTTCTCACCTTTTAGATGAAGTGGAAAAAGTATGTTCTCATGTGGTAATTATTAGAAAAGGAGTTAAATTATATAGCGGTCCCGTAGATGAAATAATCAATAGCCACGGCTTTTTTGAACTGAAAGCTGGCGATATGAACAAGCTGGAACAACTATTACAGGAACATCCGAAAATCGGGAAGATCACTGATAAGGAAGGTATGCTTACCGCCTTTTTAGAGGATCCTATGGATGCTGAAGAGATCAATCGTTATCTTTTTGAAAAAGGCCTTTCCCTTTCCTATTTAATAAAGCGAAAAGAGAGCCTGGAAGAACAATTCCTTCAATTAACCAACCAAACCTCCTAA
- a CDS encoding COX15/CtaA family protein, translated as MYRKSVKISLILVYLVIIAGAVVRMTGSGMGCPDWPKCFGYYIPPTEVSEIKFQPNREYKKGQVIIMDESLKVAAGDFISGTSYQPSNWENYEKHDYAIFNPTHTWVEYINRLAGALAGFAVLIMAFLSFRKYRLKKRITLLSWLCVFMMGFQAWLGATVVYSVLSPVKITIHMVMALVIVAVLIYLLKISSEKEADQFKTKSFQTLLIIAVVMTLIQVVLGTQVRQFVDEQVRSLGYDAENLWLVNPDLTFYIHRSFSILVLGINAFLWWKNRKLNLNLNRINTVISLIILEVATGIAMYNFDFPFLSQPLHLVIATLLFGFQFYLLMETMNAPQAKLRKSSS; from the coding sequence ATGTATCGTAAATCAGTAAAAATATCGCTCATTCTAGTCTACCTCGTCATTATTGCCGGGGCGGTAGTAAGAATGACGGGCTCCGGAATGGGCTGCCCGGACTGGCCTAAGTGTTTTGGGTACTACATCCCTCCTACTGAAGTTTCAGAAATTAAATTTCAGCCAAATAGAGAATATAAAAAGGGACAGGTGATCATCATGGATGAAAGCCTGAAAGTCGCTGCGGGAGATTTCATTTCAGGAACTTCATATCAGCCTTCAAACTGGGAGAATTACGAAAAACATGACTATGCGATCTTCAATCCCACACATACCTGGGTGGAATATATTAACAGACTCGCCGGTGCTTTAGCAGGGTTTGCTGTTTTAATCATGGCATTTTTATCTTTCAGAAAGTATAGATTAAAAAAAAGAATTACCCTGCTTTCCTGGCTTTGCGTTTTTATGATGGGATTCCAGGCGTGGCTTGGAGCGACCGTGGTTTATTCAGTTTTATCACCGGTAAAGATCACGATTCATATGGTCATGGCGTTGGTAATCGTAGCAGTCTTGATCTATCTTTTAAAAATATCTTCAGAGAAAGAAGCTGATCAGTTTAAAACAAAATCATTTCAAACTTTACTGATCATTGCTGTAGTTATGACTTTGATTCAGGTGGTACTGGGCACGCAGGTGAGACAATTTGTAGATGAACAGGTTCGCAGTTTAGGATATGATGCTGAAAATCTGTGGCTAGTTAATCCTGACCTCACTTTCTATATTCATAGATCATTCTCCATATTAGTCCTTGGAATCAATGCTTTTTTGTGGTGGAAAAACAGAAAACTCAATCTTAACCTCAATAGGATCAATACCGTTATTTCCCTTATTATCTTGGAAGTAGCAACCGGGATTGCGATGTATAATTTTGATTTTCCCTTTCTTTCACAACCGCTTCATTTAGTGATTGCCACGCTCTTATTCGGATTTCAGTTTTATCTTTTAATGGAAACTATGAATGCACCACAAGCCAAACTACGAAAAAGCAGTTCTTAA